The following are encoded together in the Candidatus Babeliales bacterium genome:
- the mvaD gene encoding diphosphomevalonate decarboxylase has protein sequence DCVVAPEQAGKNFAAKVLQFVEHVRQRYTISQPVSITTHNHFPTAAGLASSASGFAALALGLNELFKLNLNKQELSQLARLGSGSAARSVFGGFVVWHKGLRTNGTDCFAEQLFPADHWPTLRIIVVVVDASVKKMSSREGMRLTVQTSPSFSSWCTESETRIAQMRQAIAARDLERVGQLTEADWYGMYHAMQDTTPSLNYLSNASWAVIETVRQLRATGVSCYFTTDAGPNVKILCEEKDADAVERAVATVAGVKQIMQCRVAGEPVARPFETSDYAPPFDKLRVNGGSAGFLRAIGKEQNNHNRNNIITSTFPPPVRPEPVEGANRTGIHTIKVPGKLMLAGEWSVLEPGNQCIVLPVNRLAVCQIQPAPAPTFSTPTLCTFNVPINYHNGMLSLESDNPTLNIARAALQTTVQFLHENNIALKPFALSVNTDQFFFKGQKVGFGSSAAVCVGITRALLEFHAFLPPFVLIPRPSTLRDRTLRVLPQGRREGPLVPSLVEGSGCSGLKAKNLQYPAKPVRPELVERVGRSWVEGPRLTVFKLATLAHYHAQKKIGSGFDIAASTFAQPILYQRFDAAWLATQETKKITDIVRQPWQDLAIQPITLPANLRLCVGFTGASASTTQLAQRITNFKNNQPDQYNAWCKAANYNVQILAKMLEKNDQEMIISLLNNQQKMLSILSKISDTQLETPALTALISSAQQAGAGAKFSGAGGGDCGIAVCFEKNIEEHIKDSWLKLGIEILEDITL, from the coding sequence GATTGTGTTGTTGCACCCGAACAAGCGGGAAAAAATTTTGCAGCAAAAGTTTTGCAATTTGTTGAGCACGTGCGCCAGCGTTACACTATTTCCCAGCCGGTCAGCATTACCACGCACAACCACTTTCCCACCGCGGCAGGTCTTGCAAGCTCCGCCAGCGGTTTTGCAGCACTCGCACTGGGCCTGAATGAATTGTTTAAACTCAACCTGAACAAACAAGAACTTTCTCAACTGGCACGCCTGGGCTCTGGCTCTGCTGCACGCTCAGTCTTTGGCGGCTTTGTGGTGTGGCACAAAGGTTTGCGCACAAACGGGACTGACTGTTTTGCCGAACAACTGTTTCCCGCCGACCACTGGCCAACGCTGCGCATTATTGTGGTAGTTGTTGATGCATCAGTAAAAAAAATGAGCTCGCGCGAAGGCATGCGCTTGACGGTGCAAACCAGCCCATCGTTTAGTTCATGGTGCACCGAATCTGAAACGCGCATTGCGCAGATGCGCCAAGCAATTGCTGCACGCGATCTTGAACGCGTTGGTCAACTGACAGAAGCAGACTGGTACGGCATGTACCATGCGATGCAAGACACCACGCCATCACTCAATTATCTTTCAAATGCCTCATGGGCCGTTATTGAAACGGTACGCCAGCTGCGTGCTACCGGTGTATCTTGTTATTTTACGACAGACGCCGGACCGAATGTAAAAATTTTGTGTGAAGAAAAAGATGCTGATGCAGTTGAACGTGCGGTTGCGACAGTGGCGGGAGTTAAACAGATTATGCAGTGCCGCGTTGCGGGCGAGCCGGTTGCTCGACCCTTCGAGACATCCGACTATGCCCCACCCTTCGACAAGCTCAGGGTAAACGGGGGCTCCGCCGGATTCCTCAGGGCGATCGGAAAAGAACAAAACAACCATAACAGAAATAATATAATCACTAGTACTTTCCCACCTCCCGTTCGCCCTGAGCCTGTCGAAGGGGCCAACCGAACGGGAATTCATACCATCAAAGTCCCAGGCAAACTCATGCTGGCAGGCGAATGGAGCGTGCTTGAACCAGGCAACCAGTGCATTGTCCTGCCCGTCAATCGCTTGGCCGTGTGCCAGATACAACCCGCACCAGCGCCAACATTCAGCACACCAACGCTATGCACTTTTAACGTACCAATAAATTATCACAACGGCATGCTCTCACTTGAATCAGACAATCCAACGTTAAACATAGCGCGCGCAGCACTGCAAACAACCGTACAATTTTTGCATGAAAACAATATCGCTCTCAAACCGTTCGCGCTCAGCGTAAACACTGATCAGTTTTTTTTTAAGGGACAGAAAGTTGGTTTTGGCAGCAGTGCCGCCGTGTGTGTTGGCATAACGCGTGCGCTGCTCGAGTTTCATGCGTTTTTGCCTCCGTTCGTCCTGATCCCTCGTCCTTCGACCCTTCGAGACAGAACTCTGCGAGTTCTTCCTCAGGGCAGGCGGGAAGGGCCTTTAGTCCCGAGCCTAGTCGAGGGATCAGGATGCTCGGGACTAAAGGCAAAAAACTTGCAGTACCCTGCGAAGCCCGTTCGCCCTGAGCTTGTCGAACGGGTCGGGCGAAGCTGGGTTGAAGGGCCAAGACTCACCGTTTTCAAACTCGCAACACTAGCCCACTACCACGCACAAAAAAAAATAGGCAGCGGTTTTGACATCGCTGCTTCAACGTTTGCACAACCAATACTTTACCAACGTTTTGATGCTGCATGGCTTGCTACACAAGAAACAAAAAAAATAACAGATATTGTACGCCAGCCCTGGCAAGACTTGGCCATCCAACCAATCACACTCCCAGCAAACTTACGCTTGTGCGTTGGCTTTACCGGAGCAAGTGCGTCAACAACTCAGCTTGCCCAGCGCATTACTAATTTCAAAAATAATCAGCCGGATCAATACAACGCGTGGTGCAAAGCAGCGAATTACAATGTACAAATACTCGCAAAAATGCTTGAAAAAAATGATCAAGAAATGATCATTAGTTTGCTTAATAACCAACAAAAAATGCTGTCCATTTTGTCTAAAATTTCTGACACTCAACTTGAAACACCTGCACTCACGGCTTTAATTTCCAGCGCACAGCAAGCTGGTGCTGGGGCCAAATTTTCTGGTGCTGGCGGTGGGGACTGCGGTATTGCCGTTTGTTTTGAAAAAAATATTGAAGAGCACATAAAAGATTCTTGGTTGAAATTGGGAATTGAAATCCTTGAAGATATAACTTTATAA